One genomic segment of Balneolaceae bacterium includes these proteins:
- a CDS encoding response regulator, which yields MKFLVVDDEKDVEALFRQRFRKEIRSGTLELVFAFSGQEALDIIKSTSPPDIVYIFSDINMPGMSGLELLDKVKAQFPQIQISMISAYGDNENYKKAINSGAKEFFTKPIDFGSLKQEVQQMLDEL from the coding sequence ATGAAGTTTTTGGTAGTTGACGACGAAAAAGATGTTGAAGCCCTGTTTCGGCAGCGTTTTAGAAAAGAGATACGAAGTGGTACTCTGGAGTTGGTATTTGCCTTTTCGGGGCAGGAAGCTTTGGATATCATTAAAAGCACCAGTCCGCCGGACATCGTCTATATTTTTTCTGATATCAACATGCCGGGAATGTCTGGATTGGAATTACTGGATAAAGTAAAGGCCCAATTTCCACAGATTCAGATCAGTATGATTTCGGCTTACGGCGATAATGAAAACTATAAAAAAGCGATAAACTCAGGAGCTAAGGAGTTCTTTACAAAACCAATTGATTTCGGCTCATTAAAGCAGGAAGTACAGCAAATGCTGGATGAGTTGTAA